The region ACTCCACGGGGATCCCGCCGAGCGGGTAGTCCTTGCGCTGCGGGTGGCCGTCCCAGTCGTCGGGCATCAGGATGCGGGTGAGCGCGGGGTGCCCGTCGTAAACGATGCCGAACATGTCGTAGGTCTCCCGCTCCTGGTAGTCGGCGGTCGGGTAGACCTCGACCACCGACGGCACGTGCGGGTCGTCGACGTCCAGCGCGACCTCCAGCCGGATGCGCCGCCGGTAGGTCATCGACAGCAGGTGGTACACCGAGTGCAGCCGCTGCGGGACCTCCGGCCCGTAGTCCACACCGGACACCGACGCGCACATCTCGAAGCGCAGCGCGGGGTCGTCGCGCAGGCTGCGGCAGATCTCCAGCAGGTGGTCGCGGTCGACGTAGAAGGTGATCTCGCCGCGGTCGACGGTCACCTGCAGCACCGACTCGGCGGGGACGCCGCGCTCGCGCAGAGCGAGGAAGAGGCCGTCGGCCACCTCGTCGAACCACCCGCCGTAGGGGCGCTCGGCGGGTGCCGGGACGTAGGCCGGCAGCCGCAGGCCGCCGTAGCCGGAGGTGTCACCGGTGCCGCGCACTCCGAACATGCCCTTGCGGGAGCGGCCGGCGACGAACTCCGCGCTGTCGCCGGTCGGCACGAGGCCACCGGGTCGGTCGGCGCTGGAGCCGGGTTCGCCGGGGTCCGGCGTGGTCTGGTTCTCGGTCAACGAACTCACCTGCCCGCGTTGAGCTCTGCGCGCTCTTCGAGAGCGCCCAACGGCTTCTCGGCGCCCATCTCACGTCGTTGCGCCGCCTGCTGGCGCTCGGCGAGCTTTCGCTGCGAGCGGTTCTTGGGCGCGTAGCGCTCGGAGGACGGGACCAGCTCGGTGCGGGCGCCGCTCTCCAGTCGCAGCGCGGCCCGCTTGGCGTTGATCGGCTCGTCCATGATCTTGGCGTGCAGCTTGAGGATCGCGTCGAGCAGCATCTCCGGGCGCGGTGGGCAGCCCGGCAGGTACATGTCGACCGGCACGACGTGGTCGACGCCCTGCACGACGGCGTAGTTGTTGAACATCCCGCCGCTGGAGGCGCACACGCCCATCGCGATCACCCAGCGGGGTTCGGGCATCTGGTCGTAGACCTGCCGCAGGACGGGGGCCATCTTGTTGGTCACCCGGCCGGCGACGACCATCAGGTCGGCCTGCCGGGGCGTGGCGGAGAACCGCTCCATGCCGAACCGGGCGATGTCGTAGCGGGATCCGCCGACGGTCATCATCTCGATCGCGCAGCACGCCAACCCGAAGGCCGCAGGCCACACGGATGTCTTCCGCGTCCAGTTGACGAGTTTCTCCACGTTGGCCAACAGGATGCCGTTGGGCAGCTTCTCTTCCAGCCCCATCTCGGCACTCCTTCCCGCGTCGCTGCGGCTAGTTCCAGTCCAGGCCGCCGCGCCGCCACACGTATACGTAGGCGAACCCGACGGTGGCGATGAACAACACGATCTCGACCACGCCGAACAGGCCGAGGGAGTCCGCGGAGACCGCGAACGGATAGAGGAAGACCATTTCGATGTCGAACAGGATGAACAACATCGCCGTGAGGTAGTAGGCGACCGGCATCCGGCCGCCGCCGACGACGGGCTGCGGTGACGGCTCGATGCCGCACTCGTAGGCGTCGAGCTTGGCGCGGTTGTACCGGCGGGGGCCCACCAGCGGAGCGATCGCCACGGAGAACACCGCGAACCCCAGTGCCAACGCGAACATCAGCACCAGCGGGACGTAGGCATCGAGCCCGTACTGGTTGAGCACCGCACTGCCCTCCTTCGATGGCCCCCGCCGAGACGGAAATCACGCCACAGCCGTCAGTTGCGCACTCTATGCGGTCGACCGTGTCGGCTCAGTAGTGAGGCGAACCTAACTTTATGACTTGTCACACACGTCCTTCGTGCACATCTGACCAGACTCCCGCCATCAGGCGCTAGGGGTGAGCCGAGTAGTGGCGCTGATCACACGGTCCATGGCGTCACCGTCCTTGGCGTCGTAGAGATTTGCCAGCAACTTCAACACGAAACGCATGAGCGTGGTCCTGGGTAGACCGTGCTTGGTGGCCATCCGCATCACGGTGGGATTGCCAATCAACTTGGTGAAGATGTGGCCCATACGGAAGTAGCCGCCCATCGACTGCGACACCACCCGCGGGTAGCGGCCCAGGGCCTGCTCCCTGGAGTGCCCTGCGGGCCGGGCCATCGCGTGCACCACGCACTCGGCTGCCAGCCGGGCCGACTCCATGGCGTAGGCGATGCCCTCGCCGTTGAACGGGTTGACCATGCCGCCGGCGTCCCCGACCAGCAGCAGGCCGTCGCGGTAGTGCGGCACCCGGTTGAAGCCCATGGGCAGCGCGGCGCCGCCGATCCGCCCGGTGGCGTTCTCCTCCCGGAACCCCCACTCCTCGGGCGTGCCGTCCAGCCACGACCGGAGCAGCTGCCGGTAGTCCGTGTTGCCGTACGCCTTGGACGTCGAAAGGATGCCGAGCCCGACGTTGACGGTCCCGTCGCCCATGCCGAAGATCCAGCCGTAGCCGGGCAGCAGCGTCGGCTCGGCGGGGTTCGAGCGGTCCCACAGCTCCAGGTGCGACTCCAGGAAGTCGTCCTTGGTGCGGGGGCTGTCGTAGTAGCGGCGCACCGCCACGCCCATCGGCCGGTCCTCGCGCTTCTGGATGCCCACCGACAGCGCGAGCCGCGCCGACACCCCGTCGCAGCCCAGCACCAGCGGCGCGCGGTAGGTCACCGGCTCCCGCTCCGGCCCGCTCTTGCCCTCGACACCGACCACGCGCCCGGTCCGGTCGTCGGTCACCGCGCCGGTGACCGTGGTGTTCTCCACCATCCGGGCCCCCGCCTGCTTGGCGCACCCGGCGAGCAGGTCGTCGAAGTCGTTGCGCGGCCGCACCACCCCGTAGGGCGGGAAGTCGGCGAGGCTCGGCCAGTCCAGCTCGACCGTCACGCCGCCCCCGACCACGCGCAGGCCGCGGTTGTGCAGCCAGCCCGCTTCCTCGCGAGTGTCAACACCCAGGTCGACGAGCTGCTTGACACCGCGCGGCGTGATCCCGTCGCCGCAGACCTTCTCGCGGGGGAACGTGCTCTTCTCCAGCAGCAGCACGTCCAGGCCCGCCCGGGCCAGGTACGTCGCAGCCGTCGATCCGGCCGGACCCGCACCGACGACGATCACGTCGGCGTCTTCGTTCGGCCCGCGGCGGCTGGTGGCGCTCGTCATGACACTCCTCGAATCGTGCTTCGACTCCCCGGGACCCCTTCGGATCCCGCTTGTGAACGAGTTCACTAACTCCGAGTCTAAGCCGCGACCAGCCCGCGATCGAGTCCGCGAAATAGGCCAGCCGGGTGACCGTCATCGCAGGTGAAAGGCCTGTTCCGCCCCACAGAGCACCCCCACCACCACCCCAACGGCGAACGTGACGATCCGAACAGCCGAACGACGGACACCACACGCAACACCAACCACACAGGCACCACAACCAAAAACGCGGTGCCCGGCTCTCATCCCGTCGACCTGGCGCCAGCCCGATCAGACCGGGTCAAGGGGGCCCGCTCGCTCCCCACCGCAGGCTGCCTCGAAAAGCCGGCCCCCTTGACGCGGTCTGATAGCCCTCGTGGAGGTCGACGGGATGAGAACCGCCAACCGCCAACCGCAGGATGCCTCG is a window of Saccharopolyspora erythraea NRRL 2338 DNA encoding:
- a CDS encoding NADH-quinone oxidoreductase subunit C; this translates as MTENQTTPDPGEPGSSADRPGGLVPTGDSAEFVAGRSRKGMFGVRGTGDTSGYGGLRLPAYVPAPAERPYGGWFDEVADGLFLALRERGVPAESVLQVTVDRGEITFYVDRDHLLEICRSLRDDPALRFEMCASVSGVDYGPEVPQRLHSVYHLLSMTYRRRIRLEVALDVDDPHVPSVVEVYPTADYQERETYDMFGIVYDGHPALTRILMPDDWDGHPQRKDYPLGGIPVEYKGAEIPPPDQRRAYS
- a CDS encoding NuoB/complex I 20 kDa subunit family protein; the protein is MGLEEKLPNGILLANVEKLVNWTRKTSVWPAAFGLACCAIEMMTVGGSRYDIARFGMERFSATPRQADLMVVAGRVTNKMAPVLRQVYDQMPEPRWVIAMGVCASSGGMFNNYAVVQGVDHVVPVDMYLPGCPPRPEMLLDAILKLHAKIMDEPINAKRAALRLESGARTELVPSSERYAPKNRSQRKLAERQQAAQRREMGAEKPLGALEERAELNAGR
- a CDS encoding NADH-quinone oxidoreductase subunit A, whose protein sequence is MLNQYGLDAYVPLVLMFALALGFAVFSVAIAPLVGPRRYNRAKLDAYECGIEPSPQPVVGGGRMPVAYYLTAMLFILFDIEMVFLYPFAVSADSLGLFGVVEIVLFIATVGFAYVYVWRRGGLDWN
- a CDS encoding geranylgeranyl reductase family protein, whose protein sequence is MTSATSRRGPNEDADVIVVGAGPAGSTAATYLARAGLDVLLLEKSTFPREKVCGDGITPRGVKQLVDLGVDTREEAGWLHNRGLRVVGGGVTVELDWPSLADFPPYGVVRPRNDFDDLLAGCAKQAGARMVENTTVTGAVTDDRTGRVVGVEGKSGPEREPVTYRAPLVLGCDGVSARLALSVGIQKREDRPMGVAVRRYYDSPRTKDDFLESHLELWDRSNPAEPTLLPGYGWIFGMGDGTVNVGLGILSTSKAYGNTDYRQLLRSWLDGTPEEWGFREENATGRIGGAALPMGFNRVPHYRDGLLLVGDAGGMVNPFNGEGIAYAMESARLAAECVVHAMARPAGHSREQALGRYPRVVSQSMGGYFRMGHIFTKLIGNPTVMRMATKHGLPRTTLMRFVLKLLANLYDAKDGDAMDRVISATTRLTPSA